In Pyrus communis chromosome 1, drPyrComm1.1, whole genome shotgun sequence, the following are encoded in one genomic region:
- the LOC137732952 gene encoding subtilisin-like protease SBT6.1 isoform X1, translated as MTAPPRAATSSLSLLFVVIAVSISISSSLLRFKPQNSPTLIVNLPPNSSRSETNRQNYVVRFVEYRRAEELREYLKSSVRSDGWDWIERNNPAKKYPTDFGLVWIEESSRETVVSEIWSLGMVKDVNADVRYGRGLLAEGKRDKVGAFVDGEKRPGKILTAMSFSEADGDAFYSAASNYSVSWRRRLMSQRSQVTSMFGAESLWEKGYAGAKVKMAIFDTGIRADHPHFRNIKERTNWTNEDTLNDNLGHGTFVAGVIAGVDAECLGFAPDTEIYAFRVFTDAQVSYTSWFLDAFNYAIATNMDVLNLSIGGPDYLDLPFVEKVWELTANNIIMVSAIGNDGPLYGTLNNPADQSDVIGVGGIDYSDHIASFSSRGMSTWEMPHGYGRVKPDVVAYGRDIMGSKISTGCKSLSGTSVASPVVAGMVCLLVSVIPVSNRKDILNPASMKQALVEGAAKLSGPNMYEQGAGRVDLLESYEILKSYQPRASIFPSTLDYTDCPYSWPFCRQPLYAGAMPVIFNATILNGMGVIGYVESPPTWHPSDDVGNLLSIHFTYSEVIWPWTGYLALHMQIKEEGAQFSGEIGGNVTLRVYSPPALGETDIRISTCVLQLKLNIVPTPPRSKRVLWDQFHSIKYPPGYIPRDSLDVRNDILDWHGDHLHTNFHIMFNMLRDAGYYVETLGSPFTCFDALRYGTLLLVDLEEEYFQEEIEKLRDDVLNSGLGLVVFSEWYNVDTMVKMRFFDDNTRSWWTPVTGGANVPALNDLLAPFGIAFGDKILNGDFSINGEHSRYASGTNIVRFPRGGYVHKFPFMDSSESGATQNILRTPEMTTADSPILGLVEVGEGRVVVYGDSNCLDSSHMVTNCYWLLRKILEFTGGNIKDPVLFSNSVKQSSPLHIAENQLPSRRTDVNFSTYSSVVGKELMCGSDSVFEIWGTKGYSSQVRGTNRRLPGYSVVDLDRGLNSTADTSNSKRTKLSVESRNDPLGYLGLFYGDELDMPVLVPTHWLVPAIILVTGLLVFLSFWRIRQKRRRRRKGSGSGRYSNL; from the exons ATGACCGCTCCTCCTCGCGCCGCTACTTCATCACTTTCTCTTCTCTTCGTCGTCATCGCCGTTTCCATTTCCATCTCCAGCTCTCTCCTCCGCTTCAAACCCCAAAATTCCCCAACCCTAATCGTAAACCTTCCCCCAAATTCGTCGCGTTCCGAGACAAACCGCCAAAACTACGTCGTTCGATTCGTGGAATACAGGAGGGCGGAGGAGCTCCGAGAGTATTTGAAATCGAGTGTGCGATCCGATGGGTGGGATTGGATCGAGAGGAACAACCCGGCGAAGAAGTACCCGACggatttcggtttggtttggattgAAGAATCGTCGAGAGAGACGGTGGTTTCAGAAATTTGGAGCTTGGGAATGGTGAAGGATGTGAATGCGGATGTGAGGTATGGGAGGGGTTTGCTTGCTGAGGGAAAGAGGGACAAAGTTGGGGCTTTTGTCGATGGGGAGAAGCGGCCGGGTAAGATTTTGACGGCGATGTCGTTCAGTGAAGCCGACGGGGATGCATTTTACTCGGCCGCAAGTAATTATTCGGTTAGCTGGAGAAGGCGGCTCATGTCTCAG AGATCTCAAGTTACTTCAATGTTTGGGGCGGAGTCCCTTTGGGAAAAAGGATATGCTGGTGCAAAAGTTAAAATGGCCATCTTTGACACTGGAATTCGAGCAGATCACCCGCATTTTCGTAATATCAAG GAGCGCACAAACTGGACAAATGAAGATACTTTGAATGACAACCTTGGGCATGGAACATTTGTTGCTGGTGTTATTGCTGGTGTAGATGCTGAGTGTCTCGGTTTTGCTCCTGACACAGAGATTTATGCTTTTCGTGTGTTTACAGATGCACAG GTATCATACACATCATGGTTCCTTGACGCATTCAACTATGCAATTGCGACCAATATGGATGTGCTaaatctcagtataggtggaCCTGATTACTTGGACCTCCCATTTGTAGAGAAG GTTTGGGAATTAACggcaaacaacataattatggTTTCGGCAATTGGAAATGACGGACCGCTTTACGGAACTCTGAACAATCCAGCAGACCAAAGTGATGTCATTGGCGTTGGTGGCATTGACTACAGTGATCACATTGCTTCTTTCTCGTCACGTGGCATGAGTACATGGGAGATGCCTCATGG TTATGGTCGGGTGAAGCCAGATGTCGTTGCATATGGACGGGACATCATGGGATCCAAGATCAGTACAGGCTGTAAAAGCTTATCGGGCACAAGTGTGGCAAGTCCTGTGGTTGCTGGTATGGTATGTCTTCTTGTCAGTGTTATCCCTGTGAGCAATAGGAAGGATATTTTAAATCCAGCAAGCATGAAACAAGCACTGGTTGAGGGTGCTGCAAAGCTTTCTGGTCCGAATATGTATGAGCAGGGTGCAGGCAGGGTTGATCT GTTAGAATCATACGAAATCCTCAAGAGCTACCAACCTCGTGCCAGCATCTTCCCTAGCACTCTAGATTATACAGATTGCCCTTACTCTTGGCCCTTCTGTCGTCAGCCCCTGTATGCAGGTGCCATGCCTGTTATCTTTAATGCTACCATTCTAAATGGAATGGGTGTAATAGGCTACGTTGAAAGTCCACCCACATGGCATCCTTCGGATGATGTAGGGAATCTTTTGAGCATTCACTTTACTTATTCTGAAGTTATTTGGCCTTGGACTGGTTATTTAGCTCTTCACATGCAAATTAAGGAAGAAGGTGCACAATTTTCTGGAGAGATTGGAGGCAATGTTACTCTTAGGGTGTATAGTCCTCCAGCTCTAGGAGAGACGGATATTCGGATTAGTACTTGTGTGCTTCAGTTGAAATTGAATATTGTCCCAACTCCACCAAGATCGAAACGAGTTTTGTGGGATCAGTTTCACAGCATTAAATACCCTCCAGGTTATATCCCTAGAGATTCTTTGGATGTTCGTAATGACATTCTTGACTGGCATGGGGATCACCTGCATACGAATTTTCACATTATGTTCAACATGTTACGAGACGCTGGGTATTATGTTGAAACACTAGGTTCGCCATTTACTTGCTTTGATGCTCTCCGGTATGGTACACTTCTTCTTGTAGATCTTGAAGAAGAGTACTTTCAGGAGGAGATTGAAAAGCTGCGAGATGATGTTCTTAATTCTGGACTGGGATTAGTGGTGTTTTCTGAATGGTATAATGTGGACACAATGGTGAAGATGAGATTCTTTGATGATAACACACGGAGCTGGTGGACTCCAGTCACTGGTGGCGCAAATGTTCCAGCATTGAATGACCTTTTAGCTCCGTTTGGGATTGCATTTGGAGATAAGATTCTGAATGGTGATTTTTCTATTAATGGTGAGCATAGTCGATATGCATCTGGAACGAATATTGTGAGGTTTCCACGAGGTGGTTATGTGCACAAGTTCCCTTTCATGGATAGCTCTGAGAGTGGGGCCACTCAAAATATACTTCGGACTCCTGAGATGACCACG GCAGATTCTCCTATTCTTGGTCTTGTTGAGGTGGGCGAAGGTCGTGTTGTAGTCTATGGAGACTCTAACTGTTTGGACAGCAGTCATATGGTGACAAATTGTTATTGGCTCTTGAGGAAAATATTAGAGTTCACCGGTGGAAACATCAAAGACCCCGTGCTTTTCTCAAACTCGGTTAAACAAAGTTCACCTTTACATATAGCAGAGAACCAATTACCGTCTCGTAGAACTGATGTGAATTTCTCTACATATTCTTCTGTTGTGGGAAAGGAATTGATGTGTGGGAGTGACTCCGTGTTTGAAATCTGGGGAACAAAAGGTTACAGTTCACAGGTCAGGGGAACAAACAGAAGATTACCGGGTTATTCCGTGGTTGACTTGGATAGAGGTTTAAATTCTACAGCCGATACTTCCAATTCGAAACGTACCAAATTGAGTGTGGAAAGTAGAAATGATCCTTTGGGATACTTGGGCCTGTTCTATGGGGACGAG CTTGACATGCCTGTGTTAGTTCCTACTCATTGGCTTGTTCCTGCGATCATTCTTGTAACTG GTCTTCTGGTATTTTTGAGCTTTTGGAGAATCCGACAGAAACGACGGCGGCGAAGGAAAGGATCTGGTTCCGGTCGGTATTCTAATTTGTAG
- the LOC137732952 gene encoding subtilisin-like protease SBT6.1 isoform X2 — protein MLSVSVLLLTQRFMLFVCLQMHSLLQVSYTSWFLDAFNYAIATNMDVLNLSIGGPDYLDLPFVEKVWELTANNIIMVSAIGNDGPLYGTLNNPADQSDVIGVGGIDYSDHIASFSSRGMSTWEMPHGYGRVKPDVVAYGRDIMGSKISTGCKSLSGTSVASPVVAGMVCLLVSVIPVSNRKDILNPASMKQALVEGAAKLSGPNMYEQGAGRVDLLESYEILKSYQPRASIFPSTLDYTDCPYSWPFCRQPLYAGAMPVIFNATILNGMGVIGYVESPPTWHPSDDVGNLLSIHFTYSEVIWPWTGYLALHMQIKEEGAQFSGEIGGNVTLRVYSPPALGETDIRISTCVLQLKLNIVPTPPRSKRVLWDQFHSIKYPPGYIPRDSLDVRNDILDWHGDHLHTNFHIMFNMLRDAGYYVETLGSPFTCFDALRYGTLLLVDLEEEYFQEEIEKLRDDVLNSGLGLVVFSEWYNVDTMVKMRFFDDNTRSWWTPVTGGANVPALNDLLAPFGIAFGDKILNGDFSINGEHSRYASGTNIVRFPRGGYVHKFPFMDSSESGATQNILRTPEMTTADSPILGLVEVGEGRVVVYGDSNCLDSSHMVTNCYWLLRKILEFTGGNIKDPVLFSNSVKQSSPLHIAENQLPSRRTDVNFSTYSSVVGKELMCGSDSVFEIWGTKGYSSQVRGTNRRLPGYSVVDLDRGLNSTADTSNSKRTKLSVESRNDPLGYLGLFYGDELDMPVLVPTHWLVPAIILVTGLLVFLSFWRIRQKRRRRRKGSGSGRYSNL, from the exons ATGCTGAGTGTCTCGGTTTTGCTCCTGACACAGAGATTTATGCTTTTCGTGTGTTTACAGATGCACAG CTTATTGCAGGTATCATACACATCATGGTTCCTTGACGCATTCAACTATGCAATTGCGACCAATATGGATGTGCTaaatctcagtataggtggaCCTGATTACTTGGACCTCCCATTTGTAGAGAAG GTTTGGGAATTAACggcaaacaacataattatggTTTCGGCAATTGGAAATGACGGACCGCTTTACGGAACTCTGAACAATCCAGCAGACCAAAGTGATGTCATTGGCGTTGGTGGCATTGACTACAGTGATCACATTGCTTCTTTCTCGTCACGTGGCATGAGTACATGGGAGATGCCTCATGG TTATGGTCGGGTGAAGCCAGATGTCGTTGCATATGGACGGGACATCATGGGATCCAAGATCAGTACAGGCTGTAAAAGCTTATCGGGCACAAGTGTGGCAAGTCCTGTGGTTGCTGGTATGGTATGTCTTCTTGTCAGTGTTATCCCTGTGAGCAATAGGAAGGATATTTTAAATCCAGCAAGCATGAAACAAGCACTGGTTGAGGGTGCTGCAAAGCTTTCTGGTCCGAATATGTATGAGCAGGGTGCAGGCAGGGTTGATCT GTTAGAATCATACGAAATCCTCAAGAGCTACCAACCTCGTGCCAGCATCTTCCCTAGCACTCTAGATTATACAGATTGCCCTTACTCTTGGCCCTTCTGTCGTCAGCCCCTGTATGCAGGTGCCATGCCTGTTATCTTTAATGCTACCATTCTAAATGGAATGGGTGTAATAGGCTACGTTGAAAGTCCACCCACATGGCATCCTTCGGATGATGTAGGGAATCTTTTGAGCATTCACTTTACTTATTCTGAAGTTATTTGGCCTTGGACTGGTTATTTAGCTCTTCACATGCAAATTAAGGAAGAAGGTGCACAATTTTCTGGAGAGATTGGAGGCAATGTTACTCTTAGGGTGTATAGTCCTCCAGCTCTAGGAGAGACGGATATTCGGATTAGTACTTGTGTGCTTCAGTTGAAATTGAATATTGTCCCAACTCCACCAAGATCGAAACGAGTTTTGTGGGATCAGTTTCACAGCATTAAATACCCTCCAGGTTATATCCCTAGAGATTCTTTGGATGTTCGTAATGACATTCTTGACTGGCATGGGGATCACCTGCATACGAATTTTCACATTATGTTCAACATGTTACGAGACGCTGGGTATTATGTTGAAACACTAGGTTCGCCATTTACTTGCTTTGATGCTCTCCGGTATGGTACACTTCTTCTTGTAGATCTTGAAGAAGAGTACTTTCAGGAGGAGATTGAAAAGCTGCGAGATGATGTTCTTAATTCTGGACTGGGATTAGTGGTGTTTTCTGAATGGTATAATGTGGACACAATGGTGAAGATGAGATTCTTTGATGATAACACACGGAGCTGGTGGACTCCAGTCACTGGTGGCGCAAATGTTCCAGCATTGAATGACCTTTTAGCTCCGTTTGGGATTGCATTTGGAGATAAGATTCTGAATGGTGATTTTTCTATTAATGGTGAGCATAGTCGATATGCATCTGGAACGAATATTGTGAGGTTTCCACGAGGTGGTTATGTGCACAAGTTCCCTTTCATGGATAGCTCTGAGAGTGGGGCCACTCAAAATATACTTCGGACTCCTGAGATGACCACG GCAGATTCTCCTATTCTTGGTCTTGTTGAGGTGGGCGAAGGTCGTGTTGTAGTCTATGGAGACTCTAACTGTTTGGACAGCAGTCATATGGTGACAAATTGTTATTGGCTCTTGAGGAAAATATTAGAGTTCACCGGTGGAAACATCAAAGACCCCGTGCTTTTCTCAAACTCGGTTAAACAAAGTTCACCTTTACATATAGCAGAGAACCAATTACCGTCTCGTAGAACTGATGTGAATTTCTCTACATATTCTTCTGTTGTGGGAAAGGAATTGATGTGTGGGAGTGACTCCGTGTTTGAAATCTGGGGAACAAAAGGTTACAGTTCACAGGTCAGGGGAACAAACAGAAGATTACCGGGTTATTCCGTGGTTGACTTGGATAGAGGTTTAAATTCTACAGCCGATACTTCCAATTCGAAACGTACCAAATTGAGTGTGGAAAGTAGAAATGATCCTTTGGGATACTTGGGCCTGTTCTATGGGGACGAG CTTGACATGCCTGTGTTAGTTCCTACTCATTGGCTTGTTCCTGCGATCATTCTTGTAACTG GTCTTCTGGTATTTTTGAGCTTTTGGAGAATCCGACAGAAACGACGGCGGCGAAGGAAAGGATCTGGTTCCGGTCGGTATTCTAATTTGTAG
- the LOC137732965 gene encoding proline-rich receptor-like protein kinase PERK1, whose amino-acid sequence MSAPAPSTNTTSPPPPTAPAPSATPSAPPPSTPSAPPPATPSAPPPATPSSPPPPSSTTPTPPSTTPPPASSASPPPPTSTTPSPPPPKSTTPSPPPPKSTTPSPPPPTGSGSTPSTPSKSPPPPPQSSSSPSPPSSGLDTGVIIGIAIGAVAILLVLSLLCICCSKKKKRRRSDEEYYMPPPPPPGPKVDPYGGPPHEWQQNAPPPGNHAVTMTPKPSPPPPVAARPPHSPQYNPSPGAAAPPPFTSSSGGSGSNYSGGDLPPPPPPPGYTLGFSKSTFAYEELALATEGFSDSNLLGQGGFGYVHKGVLPNGKEVAVKQLKAGSGQGEREFQAEVEIISRVHHRHLVSLVGYCMTGSERLLVYEFVPNNTMEFHLHGKGRPTMDWSTRLKIALGSAKGIAYLHEDCHPKIIHRDIKAANILLDFKFEAKVADFGLAKLSSDVNTHISTRVMGTFGYLAPEYASSGKLTDKSDVYSFGVMLLELITGRRPVDASQTYMEDSLVDWARPVLNRALEERNFDELVDPKLQNSYDPNEMARMVACAAACVRHSARRRPRMSQVVRALEGDVSLSDLNEGIRPGQSNVYSSYGSSDYDTSQYKEDMRKFRKMALGSQEYGASSEYSAPTSDYGLYPSGSSSGEGQSRQTTREMELGRIKKTNHGFSSGTS is encoded by the exons ATGTCGGCTCCGGCGCCGTCGACCAACACAACCTCGCCACCACCACCCACCGCTCCGGCGCCTTCTGCGACTCCGAGCGCACCGCCTCCATCGACTCCGAGTGCACCGCCACCAGCGACACCGAGCGCGCCACCACCAGCCACTCCGtcgtcaccaccaccaccgtctTCGACCACACCCACACCACCATCGACAACTCCACCTCCAGCCTCTTCTGCATCTCCGCCGCCGCCGACATCAACCACTCCCTCTCCTCCACCGCCGAAATCAACCACCCCATCTCCTCCACCGCCGAAATCAACCACACCATCTCCTCCGCCGCCGACTGGTTCGGGTTCTACGCCATCTACCCCGTCAAAGAGTCCTCCGCCTCCGCCACAATCGTCTTCGTCGCCGTCGCCACCATCTTCAGGCTTGGACACGGGGGTTATAATCGGGATTGCCATCGGGGCTGTGGCGATCTTACTGGTGCTGAGTCTTCTCTGCATTTGTTGcagtaagaagaagaaaaggagaagaagTGATGAAGAGTATTATATGCCTCCGCCGCCGCCTCCTGGGCCCAAAG TTGACCCATACGGTGGTCCGCCGCATGAGTGGCAACAAAATGCTCCTCCGCCTGGTAATCATGCAGTCACAATGACGCCAAAGCCATCTCCGCCACCACCAGTAGCAGCACGGCCACCACACTCACCACAATATAATCCAAGTCCGGGAGCAGCAGCACCACCACCTTTCACAAGCAGCAGTGGAGGTTCTGGTTCCAATTATTCAGGGGGTGATCTacccccaccaccacctccaccaggCTATACCTTGGGATTTTCTAAAAGCACATTCGCATATGAGGAACTAGCATTGGCAACTGAAGGCTTCTCGGATTCCAATCTTCTTGGTCAAGGTGGATTTGGATACGTACACAAAGGAGTCCTTCCAAATGGGAAGGAAGTAGCAGTCAAGCAGCTGAAAGCCGGAAGTGGGCAAGGGGAACGTGAATTCCAGGCAGAAGTTGAAATTATTAGCCGTGTACATCATAGGCATCTTGTTTCACTGGTTGGATATTGCATGACTGGATCCGAGAGACTACTGGTTTATGAGTTTGTTCCCAATAATACTATGGAGTTTCACTTACATG GAAAAGGGCGACCTACCATGGATTGGTCAACAAGACTAAAAATTGCTTTAGGATCTGCCAAAGGAATAGCATATCTTCATGAAGACT GTCATCCAAAAATCATTCATCGTGATATTAAAGCAGCTAATATACTTTTGGATTTCAAGTTTGAGGCAAAG GTTGCGGATTTTGGACTTGCCAAGCTTTCATCCGATGTTAATACTCACATTTCCACCCGAGTGATGGGAACGTTTGG GTATCTAGCTCCGGAATATGCTTCAAGTGGAAAACTCACTGACAAGTCAGATGTTTACTCCTTTGGTGTTATGCTTTTGGAGTTGATTACTGGACGCCGGCCTGTTGATGCATCTCAAACTTACATGGAGGATAGTTTGGTAGACTGG GCAAGGCCTGTGCTAAATCGAGCGTTGGAAGAAAGAAACTTTGATGAACTGGTTGACCCTAAGCTTCAAAACAGTTACGACCCCAATGAGATGGCTCGCATGGTTGCTTGTGCTGCAGCTTGTGTACGTCATTCTGCACGGCGTCGACCTCGAATGAGTCAG GTTGTCCGAGCTTTAGAGGGCGACGTGTCTCTTTCCGATCTCAACGAAGGAATCCGGCCTGGGCAGAGCAATGTCTATAGCTCTTACGGGAGCTCAGACTACGACACAAGCCAATACAAGGAGGACATGAGAAAGTTCAGGAAGATGGCATTGGGAAGCCAGGAGTACGGTGCTAGTAGCGAGTATAGCGCGCCCACAAGTGATTACGGCTTGTATCCATCCGGCTCAAGCAGCGGGGAAGGCCAAAGCCGCCAAACCACCCGAGAAATGGAGTTGGGAAGGATAAAGAAAACCAACCACGGTTTTAGCAGCGGAACCTCTTAA